One genomic window of Thermoplasmata archaeon includes the following:
- a CDS encoding PadR family transcriptional regulator, translating to MPGHHHCHCGPFRVDMVPHGLLKPYILRLLLERPRHGFEIMEEMYERTQGLWRPGPSVIYPTLERLESEGYIEAVERLGLGEKAARP from the coding sequence GTGCCCGGGCATCACCACTGCCACTGCGGTCCCTTCCGCGTAGACATGGTCCCTCACGGGCTCCTGAAGCCCTACATCCTCCGGCTGCTCCTTGAGCGGCCCAGGCACGGCTTCGAGATCATGGAGGAGATGTACGAACGCACCCAGGGACTGTGGAGGCCCGGGCCGTCAGTGATTTACCCGACGTTGGAGCGGCTGGAATCGGAGGGCTATATCGAGGCTGTCGAGCGGCTGGGACTAGGGGAGAAGGCCGCGAGACCCTA
- a CDS encoding DUF5320 domain-containing protein, which translates to MYSCHHGHGHGCDCGGNWHEPGYGYGRSPGYGPGYGPQWASRPTKEEFVQDLEAYKADLEAEIQALERRLQALRSKPE; encoded by the coding sequence ATGTACAGCTGCCATCACGGGCACGGACATGGATGCGACTGCGGCGGGAACTGGCACGAACCGGGCTACGGGTACGGGCGCAGCCCCGGCTACGGTCCTGGATACGGCCCGCAGTGGGCCTCTCGTCCGACGAAGGAGGAGTTCGTCCAGGATCTGGAGGCTTACAAGGCCGACCTTGAGGCGGAGATTCAAGCCCTCGAACGTCGGCTCCAGGCCCTGCGCTCCAAGCCGGAGTGA